One window of the Colletotrichum destructivum chromosome 4, complete sequence genome contains the following:
- a CDS encoding Putative armadillo-like helical, pumilio domain-containing protein, with the protein MNTLVSPPRNGNRLPQPVQAHDGRGALPRRFTTDSGRVPTLSSITGQRVPDLGGQDYSNTLHKVQLIEKKKIEYERLREQRRRFEMEMQKLEQAQRREEMELAKMQDDLRHGHQSEPTTPPEYHESSSGFPTMFSRPNRYSTSSLTSPPGLFNRPGRSGSQLTSPQSTLMQSRFNFDDHMPSRSVPGSRRNSDEDEKEEAVRLDPTSHRSSNAYNRYSMPVTRSRTGLYGADLDQTGTARFLFGEEDTAGENKYGQNNGDDKFPTLVRRDDQMLSASSAALDLALSPSPAPDAPSSNGWGNINRHRAQQSLSAINTSSLNGAASSGGEASNRSSVRHSLDLKFYPDAPTDNNGNQNSIVSPTGNHMMATPPKLQSSFSANDVPTVKSTNGGLVTNNHAQQHFHNHNASIGRIPAGAVAGRHSRELSNDNSMGAQREQTGPYPSIQSALQANAVPFGPGAPGQGFPHTSQGNQIPNGTVTASSNNAYGGFYPNGYVSPNSSNSNNGPPNPGPYGVPLLAMSLQNMNLNNGGNMYPPQNYTGYGSLYTPPQQPQPRDSQARVIQHRRQMDNEAMSRYNGLALESVGGQIYDLCKDQHGCRYLQKKLEERNPEQVHMIWLETNQHVIELMTDPFGNYLCQKLLEFCNDDERTVLIQNAAVDMVRIALNQHGTRALQKMIEFVTTPTQIGMIINALRFQVVELIQDLNGNHVIQKCLNKLSALDAQFIFDAVGTNCVDVGTHRHGCCVLQRCIDHASGEQKVWLIAKITEHAPILVQDPFGNYVVQYIIDLNEPTFTEPIVRMFKNRIGQLSRHKFSSNVIEKCLRCSQEPSRDMIVEELLSPGEIERLLRDSYANYVIQTALEYATPHSKYRLVDAIRPILPAIRSTPYGRRIQAKIQAFEGRGSANSSGQVTPADPTQGQIPLRPGHNRAMSNNTSIIAPGGAFGNGLNGGLNGGMPPRGNQASYPSSSNLTVPPPGPQSQRMPQFGYNSPQRPNGGGGGDGGAAAAAVGDAGAGDAQWL; encoded by the exons ATGAACACGCTCGTCTCGCCCCCGCGGAACGGCAACCGCCTTCCGCAGCCTGTGCAGGCCCATGATGGGCGAGGtgccctccctcgccgcTTCACCACCGATTCGGGGCGTGTACCAACATTGTCTTCCATTACCGGCCAGCGCGTCCCTGACCTCGGTGGTCAAGATTACAGCAAT ACTTTGCACAAAGTTCAATTG attgagaagaagaagatcgaGTACGAGAGACTTCGCGAGCAGAGACGTCGTTTCGAGATGGAGATGCAGAAGCTGGAGCAAGCCCAACGTCGCGAAGAGATGGAGCTCGCCAAGATGCAGGACGACCTTCGCCACGGCCACCAGTCGGAGCCCACGACGCCCCCCGAATACCACGAGTCCTCCTCCGGCTTCCCTACCATGTTCTCGCGCCCGAACCGATACTCGACTTCGAGCCTGACGTCGCCCCCGGGCCTGTTTAACCGCCCTGGCCGCTCGGGGTCGCAGCTCACCTCGCCCCAGTCGACCCTGATGCAGTCCCGCTTCAACTTCGACGACCACATGCCGTCCCGTTCCGTTCCGGGCTCCCGTAGAaacagcgacgaggacgagaaggaggaggccgttCGCCTGGACCCGACTAGCCACCGGTCCTCCAACGC CTACAACCGCTACTCGATGCCTGTCACTCGGTCTCGTACTGGTCTCTATGGCGCTGACCTTGACCAGACTGGTACTGCTCGCTTCCTCTTTGGTGAGGAGGACACTGCTGGTGAGAACAAGTACGGCCAGAACAACGGTGACGACAAGTTCCCAACTCTAGTTCGTCGCGACGATCAGATG CTCTCTGCATCTTCCGCTGCCCTTGATCTTGCACTCTCTCCTTCGCCTGCTCCTGACGCGCCTTCCTCCAACGGCTGGGGTAATATTAACCGTCACCGCGCCCAACAGAGCTTGTCTGCTATCAACACGTCTTCGCTCAACGGAGCCGCCTCTTCTGGAGGAGAAGCCAGCAACCGATCTTCTGTTCGTCACTCGCTCGACCTGAAGTTCTACCCGGACGCTCCTACCGACAACAACGGTAACCAAAACTCCATCGTTTCGCCTACCGGAAACCACATGATGGCCACTCCTCCCAAGCTGCAGAGCTCCTTCTCTGCCAACGACGTCCCCACCGTCAAGAGCACCAACGGCGGCTTGGTCACCAACAACCACGCCCAGCAGCACTTCCACAACCACAATGCTAGCATTGGCCGCATTCCCGCCGGCGCTGTTGCCGGCCGTCACAGCCGCGAGCTGTCCAACGACAACAGCATGGGCGCTCAGCGTGAGCAGACTGGACCTTACCCCTCCATCCAGTCCGCCCTTCAGGCCAACGCCGTTCCCTTTGGTCCAGGCGCGCCTGGCCAGGGCTTCCCTCACACGTCCCAGGGCAACCAGATCCCCAATGGCACCGTCACTGCCAGCTCCAACAACGCCTACGGCGGGTTCTACCCCAATGGCTACGTCTCgcccaacagcagcaacagcaacaacggcCCGCCCAACCCTGGCCCCTACGGCGTGCCTCTCCTGGCCATGAGCCTGCAGAACATGAACCTCAACAACGGAGGCAACATGTATCCCCCTCAGAACTACACTGGCTATGGCTCGCTCTACACTCCTCCTCAGCAGCCTCAGCCTCGTGACAGCCAGGCCCGGGTCATCCAGCACCGTCGCCAGATGGACAATGAAG CCATGTCGCGCTACAATGGCCTTGCTCTTGAGAGCGTTGGTGGCCAGATCTACGACCTCTGCAAGGACCAGCACGGCTGTCGCTATCTGCAAAAGAAGCTTGAGGAGCGCAACCCGGAGCAGGTTCACATGATCTGGCTCGAGACGAACCAGCACGTCATCGAGCTGATGACGGACCCATTTGGCAACTACCTGTGCCAGAAGCTGTTGGAGTTCTGCAACGACGATGAGCGCACTGTCCTCATCCAGAACGCCGCTGTTGACATGGTCCGCATTGCCCTCAACCAGCACGGCACACGCGCTCTCCAGAAGATGATTGAGTTCGTCACTACCCCGACCCAGATCGGCATGATCATCAATGCACTCCGcttccaggtcgtcgagctcaTCCAGGATCTCAATGGCAATCACGTCATCCAAAAATGTCTTAACAAGCTCAGCGCTCTCGATGCGCAGTTCATCTTCGACGCTGTCGGCACCAACtgcgtcgacgtcggcacTCACCGCCACGGCTGCTGCGTCCTCCAGCGTTGCATTGACCACGCTTCTGGCGAGCAGAAGGTCTGGCTCATTGCTAAGATCACTGAGCATGCCCCGATTCTCGTCCAGGACCCCTTCGGCAACTATGTTGTACAGTACATCATTGACCTCAACGAGCCTACCTTCACGGAGCCCATTGTCCGCATGTTCAAGAACCGCATCGGCCAGCTGTCCCGCCACAAATTCAGTTCCAACGTCATTGAGAAGTGTCTGCGCTGCTCACAGGAGCCTTCCCGCGACATGAttgtcgaggagctcctgTCTCCTGGCGAGATTGAGAGACTTCTCCGCGACTCGTACGCCAACTATGTCATCCAGACTGCTCTCGAGTACGCGACCCCTCACAGCAAGTACCGCCTGGTCGATGCCATCCGCCCCATCCTGCCGGCCATCCGTTCCACCCCGTATGGCCGCCGCATCCAGGCCAAGATCCAGGCCTTTGAGGGTCGTGGTAGCGCCAACTCGAGCGGCCAGGTCACTCCGGCGGACCCCACCCAGGGCCAGATCCCCCTGCGTCCCGGTCACAACCGCGCCATGTCTAACAACACCTCCATCATTGCTCCTGGTGGTGCTTTCGGCAACGGCCTGAACGGCGGTCTTAACGGTGGCATGCCTCCCCGTGGCAACCAAGCCAGCTACCCTTCGTCCAGCAACTTGACGGTGCCCCCCCCTGGTCCCCAGAGCCAGCGCATGCCGCAGTTCGGTTACAACAGCCCGCAGCGCCCGAacggtggtggcggcggtgacggtggcgccgccgccgccgccgtcggcgacgcgggTGCCGGCGACGCTCAATGGCTGTAA
- a CDS encoding Putative DNA-directed RNA polymerase, subunit 2, hybrid-binding domain, RNA polymerase, beta subunit yields the protein MQDDGFEALLEPFYNGKKLTDPISTKEDKFQLLPAFLKVKGLVKQHIDSYNFFVENEIKEIVRANRIIRSDVNSSFWLEFTDIRVERPSRVDFNDIRAQNEVSPMECRLRDMTYAAPIMVDIAYIRDKSKIVRKNVPLGRLPVMLKSSICRLGGANNAEMSRMNECPLDPGGYFIINGTEKVILIQEQLSKNRVIVEADEKNSVITASVTSSTHERKSKTYVTLKKDRILLTANILVEGIPIVIILKALGGLTDYEIMQLVAGDNGKYQDEFLVQFEEATKVGVYTQQQALEYIGARVKMGKSRVPFAAQVRRNHVEEALDALANLIIAHVPIEGLDFYPKAVYVAFMTRRVLMAQQDPSLVDDRDFVGNKRLELAGQLLSLLFEDLFKQFCGNVKSSIDKVLKKDNRAVPLDAVNMISNHANMIGQGINRAIQTGNWTVKRFNMNRAGVTHVLSRLSYISALGMMTRISSQFEKTRKVSGPRALQPSQWGMLCTSDTPEGEACGLVKNLALMTHITTNVEEAPVKRWVFTLDAGVEPIRNFSGGEMHRETSYVIHINGTPFALTRYPKRFAGKFRTMRRRGWISPFVSIHINNHFNAVHIATDEGRICRPYIIVKNGKPKLKAEHLRLLQLGKATFDDFLTHGIVEYLDVNEENDTLVALYEKDVTPLTTHMEIEPFTVLGAVAGLIPFPHHNQSPRNTYQCAMGKQAIGAIAYNQFNRIDTLLYTLVYPQRPMVISKTIQLVNYDKLPAGQNATVIVMSYSGYDIEDALVLNKASCDRGFGRCQVFRKYTAELQKYPNGRRERIGDPVNDENGRTTKHEALDDDGLAIVGYKVNSGEVMIKKETPLDTGSTGIGMDRGPSEFRDSSISYRIADPAYIDKVMVSHTERETMVVKVQTRQTRRPELGDKFSSRHGQKGVVGIIVDQEDLPFSDTGLVPDIIMNPHGFPSRMTVGKLLECLTGKASVLDGRKDYGFGDAFRSHPLEQMSAALVDHGFSWEGKDYFTSGITGEPLEAYIFNGPIYYQRLKHMVQDKMHSRSRGPRAILTRQPTEGRSRDGGLRLGEMERDCLIAYGASQLLLERLMISSDGTQIDICQQCGLFGYKGYCHTCKSTREVTQMTMPYAAKLLVQELISMNVGVRLQLEDEFPHPR from the exons ATGCAGGACGACGGCTTTGAGGCTCTTCTGGAGCCTTTCTACAACGGAAAGAAGCTCACCGACCCTATCTCAACAAAGGAAGACAAATTCCAACTGTTGCCCGCCTTTCTCAAGGTCAAGGGTCTTGTCAAGCAACATATCGATTCGTACAACTTCTTTGTCGAAAATGAGATCAAGGAGATTGTCCGCGCCAACCGCATCATCCGGAGTGATGTCAACAGCTCCTTCTGGCTCGA GTTCACTGATATCAGAGTCGAACGACCCAGTCGGGTCGACTTCAACGATATTAGAGCTCAAAATGAGGTCAGCCCAATGGAGTGTCGCCTGCGCGACATGACCTACGCCGCGCCCATCATGGTTGACATCGCCTACATCCGCGACAAGTCCAAGATTGTGCGCAAGAATGTCCCGCTTGGCCGCCTGCCCGTCATGTTGAAGAGCTCCATCTGCAGACTCGGCGGTGCCAACAACGCAGAGATGTCGCGTATGAATGAGTGTCCCTTGGACCCTGGCGGGTACTTCATCATCAACGGCACGGAAAAGGTCATTCTCATCCAGGAGCAGCTCAGCAAGAACCGTGTCAttgtcgaagccgacgagaagaacaGCGTCATCACGGCATCCGTCACCAGTTCCACCCACGAGCGCAAGTCCAAGACGTATGTGACGCTGAAGAAGGACCGGATTCTTTTGACGGCCAATATCTTGGTCGAAGGCATccccatcgtcatcatcctgAAGGCCCTGGGCGGTCTGACAGATTACGAAATCATGCAACTCGTTGCTGGCGACAACGGGAAATACCAGGACGAGTTTCTCGTCCAGTTCGAGGAAGCAACCAAGGTCGGCGTCTACACTCAGCAGCAGGCATTGGAATACATCGGCGCGAGAGTCAAGATGGGCAAGAGCAGAGTCCCTTTTGCTGCACAGGTCCGACGCAACcacgtcgaggaggccttggACGCCTTGGCAAACCTCATCATCGCTCACGTCCCTATTGAGGGTCTGGACTTCTACCCTAAGGCAGTCTACGTTGCATTCATGACTAGACGCGTTCTCATGGCGCAACAAGACCCTAGCCTTGTCGACGACCGTGATTTCGTCGGAAACAAGCGTCTCGAGTTGGCCGGTCAGCTTCTCTCCCTGCTTTTTGAGGATTTGTTCAAACAATTCTGCGGCAACGTCAAGAGCAGCATCGACAAGGTCCTCAAGAAGGATAACCGAGCCGTCCCTCTCGATGCCGTCAATATGATCAGTAACCACGCCAACATGATCGGACAGGGCATTAACCGAGCCATCCAGACGGGCAACTGGACCGTCAAGCGTTTCAATATGAACCGAGCCGGCGTCACGCACGTCCTCAGTCGCCTCAGCTATATCAGCGCCCTCGGTATGATGACGCGAATCAGTTCCCAGTTCGAAAAAACGCGCAAAGTCAGTGGTCCTCGTGCGCTTCAACCATCGCAATGGGGTATGCTGTGTACTTCAGATACGCCCGAAGGTGAAGCCTGCGGTTTGGTCAAGAACTTAGCGCTCATGACACATATCACAAccaacgtcgaggaggcACCTGTCAAGAGATGGGTCTTCACCCTGGACGCTGGCGTCGAACCCATCCGAAACTTCTCGGGCGGCGAGATGCACCGCGAGACCTCATACGTCATTCATATCAACGGAACACCTTTTGCACTGACCCGATACCCGAAGCGATTCGCCGGCAAGTTTAGAACGATGCGAAGACGCGGCTGGATCTCCCCATTCGTCAGCATCCACATCAACAACCATTTCAACGCCGTCCACATCGCAACTGATGAGGGGCGCATTTGCCGACCTTACATTATTGTGAAAAATGGTAAACCCAAGCTCAAAGCTGAGCACCTGCGGCTTCTGCAGCTTGGCAAGGCCACTTTTGACGACTTTTTGACTCATGGGATCGTTGAGTACCTCGATGTCAACGAAGAGAACGACACGCTTGTGGCTCTCTACGAGAAGGACGTCACCCCCCTCACTACCCACATGGAGATCGAGCCCTTCACCGTTCTTGGTGCAGTGGCCGGTCTCATTCCTTTCCCTCATCACAACCAATCGCCTCGAAACACCTACCAGTGTGCCATGGGTAAGCAAGCCATCGGCGCAATCGCATACAACCAGTTCAACCGCATTGATACCTTGCTGTACACGCTTGTTTACCCGCAGAGGCCAATGGTCATTTCCAAGACGATCCAGCTCGTCAACTACGACAAACTGCCGGCCGGACAGAACGCGACGGTCATTGTCATGTCGTACTCCGGATACGATATTGAGGACGCGCTAGTGCTGAACAAGGCATCCTGCGATCGCGGTTTCGGACGTTGCCAGGTATTCCGGAAATACACGGCCGAGTTGCAAAAGTACCCGAATGGTCGGCGAGAGCGGATCGGAGACCCCGTTAACGACGAAAACGGAAGAACAACCAAGCATGAAgcgctggacgacgacggtctgGCCATTGTGGGCTACAAGGTCAACTCGGGCGAGGTCATGATCAAGAAGGAGACGCCGCTGGATACGGGATCCACGGGCATCGGCATGGACCGCGGACCCAGCGAGTTCCGCGACTCTTCAATCTCGTACAGGATCGCGGACCCCGCATACATCGACAAGGTCATGGTATCCCACACGGAGAGGGAAACGATGGTGGTCAAGGTTCAAACACGGCAGACAAGAAGACCCGAGCTCGGCGACAAGTTTTCATCCCGTCACGGTCAGAAGGGtgtcgtcggcatcatcgtcgaccaGGAAGATCTGCCGTTCTCGGACACGGGTCTGGTCCCCGATATCATCATGAACCCTCATGGTTTCCCTTCTCGAATGACTGTTGGCAAGCTGCTCGAGTGCTTGACCGGAAAGGCCTCGGTTTTGGATGGACGAAAGGACTACGGTTTCGGCGACGCCTTCCGCTCTCATCCTTTGGAGCAGATGAGCGCTGCGCTGGTCGACCACGGCTTTTCGTGGGAGGGCAAGGACTACTTCACTTCAGGCATCACCGGAGAGCCGTTGGAGGCCTACATTTTCAACGGGCCCATCTACTACCAGCGGCTGAAGCATATGGTCCAAGACAAGATGCACTCTCGTTCCCGGGGTCCCAGGGCCATCCTCACACGCCAACCGACGGAAGGTCGATCCCGCGACGGTGGTCTCCGTCTGGGTGAGATGGAGCGTGATTGTTTGATCGCGTACGGAGCGTCCCAGCTGCTGTTGGAGCGTCTCATGATCAGCTCCGACGGAACGCAAATCGACATATGTCAGCAGTGCGGCTTGTTCGGTTACAAGGGCTACTGCCACACGTGCAAGAGCACCAGGGAGGTGACACAGATGACGATGCCGTACGCCGCCAAGCTTCTCGTGCAAGAACTCATCAGCATGAACGTCGGCGTCAGGCTGCAGCTTGAGGACGAGTTCCCTCATCCGAGATGA
- a CDS encoding Putative 2EXR domain-containing protein → MDAEAATDTARPTPPPPLPDEEAHLRARISDARFWVEFSLFDDGLDAARAAALVPPTLSRFHRFPDLPPEIRLKVWSYLVVPRVVTACCFERDDRLPAQREAFARRSVPAPLGSSSSSSSCTPEGPATTTTTTTTVFNPTCPAILLVCRESRALGLEHYELSFGWKISALLSDTPIARPPRAWFNFRLDALYLAGELEAYDQYGFNSPVVYFLRRCDAARVRHVACSFEALHYSEQGSDQVFGCLWHIVDRFSAARRLAVAVTPRDEEGMKGCLVLGADDNIMHKIWNGWVLGTTVTSSSLADTQIFLVREADLADVMASHATEEDEGKRGTRRITA, encoded by the coding sequence ATggacgccgaagccgccacCGACACGGCGAGGCCCacacctccgccgccccttcccgacgaagaagcccaCCTGCGCGCGCGCATCTCGGACGCTCGGTTCTGGGTCGAGTTCTCTctcttcgacgacggcctcgacgccgcccgcgccgccgccctcgtcccgcCCACCCTGTCGCGCTTCCACCGCTTCCCGGACCTGCCCCCGGAGATTCGCCTCAAAGTTTGGTCCTACCTCGTCGTGCCCCGCGTCGTGACGGCCTGCTGCTTCGAGCGCGACGACCGCCTGCCCGCTCAGCGCGAGGCCTTTGCCCGCCGCTCTGTCCCCGCGCCGCTCGggtcgtcgtcttcgtcatcgtcgtgcACTCCCGAAGGgcctgccaccaccaccaccaccaccaccaccgtaTTCAACCCGACGTGCCCCGCTATACTCCTCGTCTGCCGCGAGTCCCGCGCCCTGGGCCTCGAGCACTACGAGCTCTCCTTCGGCTGGAAGATCTCGGCCCTCCTCTCCGACACCCCCatcgcccgcccgccccgcGCCTGGTTCAACTTCCGCCTGGATGCGCTCTACCTCgctggcgagctcgaggcctACGACCAGTACGGCTTCAACAGCCCTGTGGTCTACTTCCTGCGTCGTtgcgacgccgcccgcgtccGCCACGTCGCCTGCTCCTTCGAGGCGCTGCACTACTCGGAGCAAGGGTCCGACCAGGTCTTTGGGTGTCTGTGGCACATCGTCGACCGCTTCTCCGCTGCCCGccggctcgccgtcgccgtcaccccgcgcgacgaggagggcatGAAGGGCTGTCTCGtgctgggcgccgacgacaacatcATGCACAAGATCTGGAACGGCTGGGTCCTCGGTACGACCGTGACGAGCTCCAGTCTTGCGGACACGCAGATCTTTCTGGTGCGGGAGGCGGATCTGGCCGACGTCATGGCGTCCCACGCtaccgaggaggacgaggggaagagggggacAAGGAGGATCACGGCGTGA
- a CDS encoding Putative major facilitator superfamily, MFS transporter superfamily produces the protein MVLIYLGKKIYRSIKGPAKTLRPTAAEAKVSATGVTVEEEAAYQDKNCQATSAVTKSAKTCGHHFDSTSGPCPKCKSTRRAQLQYRCKVFAGLLLPFVVQALDVTIIASALPWIASDFHETGQLNWIIAAFNLTSAAFIPFWGQMADIFGRHTSMQACLVLLLVGSALCTGAPVAAFPVLLLGRAFQGLACAGLNVLVRIIVADKVSLRENAKNWSVFSLLGGVLGWGLGPVLGGYITSGSSWRWCFGINLPIAFASMLVIYFVLRSELLGPQPIPQLDETTDTGRRTTLRKRLQTIDVGGQVLFLFGLGLLILGLTWAGATYSWKSPAVLVTLILGVLISALFVLWEYHMTPAKALARRFPWQKAMIPWELARNRDIGLLFYTSFATGMAMYSVLYFCNIYFTMVKLWSADRAGVQLLYFTPGLGAGVYMSTFMCNSWPRKTFPPIFIGSIIEMVGIALLAWAIYTEHNPTVYGMMALTGVGTGLRVMPGTLHGIGFFPKSIAAVVSLMSVAYPFGGTFGLTVMTTVFNNVSGIGNDSPLRDFTTLKNLPAATQQQVTHEAKMGVVWAFVAICPFMVVCTVATSLLGNISISKTDDGEGGGENIIYEGVYLLSWFRKRDAIMNITTRKHPSGGEATMSDS, from the exons ATGGTTCTCATATACTTGGGTAAGAAGATCTACCGGTCGATTAAGGGTCCAGCAAAAACACTCCGACCAACAGCGGCCGAGGCAAAAGTGTCGGCGACCGGCGTAAcagtagaagaagaagcagcctACCAAGACAAGAACTGCCAAGCGACATCGGCCGTGACGAAGAGCGCGAAAACCTGCGGCCATCACTTTGACTCGACATCCGGGCCTTGTCCAAAATGCAAGTCGACCCGGCGAGCGCAGCTGCAATACAGGTGCAAGGTCTTTGCCGGCTTGCTTCTCCCCTTTGTTGTCCAGGCTCTGGATGTCACCATT ATCGCAAGCGCGCTGCCCTGGATTGCGTCCGACTTCC ACGAGACCGGCCAGCTCAACTGGATCATCGCGGCCTTCAACCTCACGTCCGCGGCCTTCATCCCCTTCTGGGGCCAGATGGCGGACATCTTCGGGCGTCATACCTCGATGCAGGCTTGCCTGGTGTTGCTGCTCGTGGGCAGCGCTCTCTGCACCGGCGCGCCCGTAGCCGCCTTCCCCGTTCTACTTCTAGGTCGCGCATTCCAAGGCCTGGCTTGCGCCGGGCTGAACGTTCTAGTTCGTATCATCGTCGCCGATAAGGTTTCGCTACGCGAGAATGCCAAAAACTGGTCCGTCTTCTCGTTACTGGGCGGTGTCTTGGGATGGGGACTCGGCCCGGTTCTAGGAG GCTACATCACCAGCGGCTCATCCTGGAGGTGGTGCTTTGGCATCAACCTGCCTATCGCGTTCGCCAGCATGCTCGTCATATACTTCGTCCTCCGGTCCGAACTCCTGGGCCCGCAGCCGATCCCCCAGCTCGACGAGACGACAGACACCGGCCGACGGACGACGTTAAGAAAGCGTCTCCAGACGATCGATGTTGGCGGGCAAGTACTGTTCCTATTCGGCCTCGGTCTGCTGATCCTTGGCTTGACGTGGGCCGGCGCAACATACTCCTGGAAGAGCCCGGCCGTACTAGTGACGCTCATTCTTGGAGTCCTGATCAGTGCCCTTTTCGTCCTCTGGGAGTACCACATGACCCCCGCTAAGGCCCTGGCTCGCCGGTTCCCGTGGCAAAAAGCCATGATCCCCTGGGAGCTGGCCCGAAACAGAGACATCGGGCTCCTCTTTTACACCTCGTTCGCCACGGGAATGGCCATGTACTCGGTTCTGTACTTCTGCAACATATACTTCACCATGGTGAAGCTTTGGTCGGCAGATCGGGCTGGTGTGCAGCTGCTGTACTTCACCCCAGGGCTTGGTG CCGGTGTGTACATGTCCACCTTCATGTGCAACTCGTGGCCGCGCAAGACGTTCCCACCCATCTTTATTGGGTCCATCATCGAGATGGTCGGCATCGCCTTGCTGGCATGGGCTATCTACACCGAGCACAACCCGACCGTTTACGGGATGATGGCGCTCACTGGTGTCGGGACCGGCCTTCGCGTCATGCCCG GCACTCTTCACGGAATCGGCTTCTTCCCCAAGAGCATCGCGGCCGTGGTCTCTCTCATGTCCGTCGCCTACCCCTTTGGCGGAACGTTCGGCTTGACTGTCATGACGACCGTCTTTAACAACGTATCGGGCATCGGCAATGACTCGCCCCTCCGGGACTTCACGACGCTCAAGAACCTGCCCGCGGCGACACAGCAGCAGGTCACTCACGAGGCGAAAATGGGCGTCGTCTGGGCCTTTGTTGCCATCTGCCCCTTCATGGTTGTC TGCACTGTCGCTACCTCGTTACTTGGTAACATATCCATCAGCAAGACCGACGATGGTGAGGGCGGGGGAGAAAACATCATTTACGAGGGCGTATACCTCCTCAGCTGGTTCCGGAAGCGTGATGCCATCATGAACATAACGACTCGGAAGCACCCTTCGGGAGGAGAAGCGACAATGAGTGATTCTTAG
- a CDS encoding Putative alpha/beta hydrolase-1, epoxide hydrolase — protein sequence MAEMEARTVSGARFEYQTATLNGVNYNYILAEPPSGKVVGTIFLIHGWPDMSLGWRNQIPFLLSKGLRVVAPDMMGYGGTDAPEDVSFYTFKRASDDIAALASHLGLSRIILGGHDWGGAVVYRAALWHPELVSAFFVISTPFAAPRLTYVDQATALPTLHYQLQFRTDAVQDYIGLGDAQNATRVRQILNTIYGVTLPGGGSAFNSSGDGFTFELLDAVTEDTPLLTEEELNLYVDSYTSDPFNRTLNWYRTGEMNWQDELALVPAGAAYTAKYAQPALYIGGTLDTALPPILSTGMETYFDSLARGEVNGSHWVMWEQPEAVNGYVGNWLAGSVLGNLTLGLNATAGCATLR from the exons ATGGCTGAGATGGAAGCCCGCACCGTCAGCGGCGCTCGATTCGAGTACCAGACCGCCACGCTGAACGGGGTCAATTACAACTACATCCTCGCTGAGCCGCCCTCGGGCAAAGTCGTCGGCaccatcttcctcatccaTGGATGGCCTGACATGTCGCTGGGATGGCGGAACCAGatccccttcctcctctccaagggcctccgcgtcgtcgccccggACATGATGGGCTACGGAGGCACCGATGCGCCTGAAGATGTCAGCTTCTA CACCTTTAAGCGCGCCTCGGACGACATTGCCGCGCTCGCCAGCCACCTCGGCCTGTCGCGTATtatcctcggcggccacgatTGGGGCGGTGCCGTTGTCTACCGCGCCGCCCTCTGGCACCCGGAGCTGGTCTCGGCCTTTTTTGTCATCAGCACGCCGTTCGCGGCCCCGCGCCTCACCTACGTCGACCAGGCCACGGCGCTACCCACGCTGCACTACCAGCTGCAGTTCCGcaccgacgccgtccaggactacatcggcctcggcgacgcccagAACGCCACCCGCGTGCGCCAGATCCTCAACACCATCTACGGCGTCAccctccccggcggcggctccgccTTCAACTCGAGCGGCGACGGTTTCACCTTTGAGCTGCTCGACGCTGTCACCGAGGACACCCCGCTGctgaccgaggaggagctgaaCCTGTACGTCGACAGCTACACGAGCGACCCCTTCAACCGCACCCTGAACTGGTACCGCACCGGCGAGATGAACTGGCaggacgagcttgccctcgtgcccgccggcgccgcctaCACCGCCAAGTACGCCCAGCCCGCGCTGTACATCGGCGGCACCCTGGACACGGCGCTGCCCCCGATCCTGTCGACCGGCATGGAGACCTACTTCGACAGCCTGGCCCGCGGCGAGGTCAACGGCTCGCACTGGGTCATGTGGGAGcagcccgaggccgtcaacggcTACGTCGGTAACTGGCTAGCCGGTTCGGTCCTGGGCAACCTGACGTTGGGCCTgaacgccaccgccggctgCGCCACTTTGCGATGA